AAACAACTAAGGCGTAGCCGCCGTAACGCCCGGCATACGGAAACAATCTAGTTACACATTGTTACTAAACATACTTATCATGAAGAAAAAGGGAGTGTTTGGGACTCCTTTTGAAACCTTCGTTTTGACTTTTGCAAATGTGTGATTTGGGCCTGTTTATTCGTACGAATCGGGCCAAGAACTCAAGACCcagaagaaaaagaaagggtAGGTGAGGGAGGAGAGGGTTGGAGTCTTGGAGATTCGGAGAATATGACGCACGTGCATCGCACGCTAAAGTGGCTATACACAGTTTAGTTTTGTGTCGCTCGTTTTCTTCCTCTGCTATTGTCTTCTTCTTGTTCCCATCATCAGCTTCTCCGCCCATTTCTCATCTCTCTATATATCACCAACACACAACAACTTCTCTGATTATAATGGCAGGTTAGCTACTTCTCTCTTCTGTGTATATATACGTATATGCTTTTCTGTTTATACAGTTATACATCTGCCCGAAAGGCCGAAATTAATTAGCCAGAACTAGGGCTCGTATAATTCCATCATACTTGAATATTATGGTTTTTGTTTGGTCGATTGATCTGTTAGGTAGGGTAAACGTTTTCGAGATCGGCTGATAGAATTAACGACTTTACTTGTAAATTACTTGGAATACAAAATCaaggtttggtttggtttggtaaCTACATGAAGAAAACGATTATTGTTTACTACACAAATGAATAGCCATTCAGGATTTTGagttttatgttgttttaagaGTATATTTTTTGTATTGATCTGATTGAAGCATAGTTAATTGGAGTTCTAGGAGAGTAATAACATTACTGTTACATAATTTAGTGTAGCcacagtgtgtgtgtgtgtgtgtgtgttgaatTGATTGAATTCAATGTTCTGTGTATCAGTGATGATCAGCTCGATGGTAAAAGTCAAACCATGACTCTTGATCTCACATGAGTACGTTTTGTTATCGACGGAGTTCTAGTATAAGCTATTAAGCTAAATATATATGATGAATTATAGGAAGATCAGTAATAGCTTAGGTGAAGTCTTTTTGGGATTTTCTAGGTTGATATTAAAAAAACTAGGCTGGTTAATAAATAAGCAATGCATGAAGTTGTCTTCTCTGGTTTGTACTTTGTATGTTCTTTTTTGTCGCATTTGATTGCCTTTCTCTTAAGACTATGTGTAATGCTATGCAGTTATAGCGGTCCAAAATCGAATAGCGGTCAAGGTCCGCTATATGATATATAGGTTATAGCGGTGTTATTGCGGTGATATAGCGGTAATTTTTATACCATGCataatttatgtatttttatatatctttgaaaaatattaatagtaatatcaaaattCATAGTAATATCATTCCATTATCAAAAACCTGTTGCAAATCAAATACTAATAGTAACTTTGAAGTATTTAATTTAAGAATTAACACAATCAAACGCTGTTACTGCTATAACTGCCATAGGCCGCCGCTATAGTACCGCTATGGCGGTATTTAGCGCCGCTAATAGCGGAACCGCTATTTGTACCGCTACACACCCTGAGGTCTGCTAACCGCTATAACACCGCTATTGACTGCTTAGGTGTAATGGGCTCACGCCCCACGCCACATCATCACGCGGCATGGGACACCGCCCCTGGGGCGTTTTGGGCGCGAGTGTGGGGCACGCAACTCACACACAAaccatgtttattttatttttttcacccAATCAAAATCAACCACGACACActcatttttatttttgtttgttcaTATAAGTTGGTTAGTGAAACCATTACACACTTTAGTGAAAGTGGTTAATGAAACCACTCCTGCCTACGTGGCACCACCCTTTTTACTTTTTAGTGGAACCAATACACATAGCCTAATAAAGATTACAGACCAGATGCGTGTTGCAAGATAATATATATCGTGATTATCCTTAAGATTGCATTTGAGTAAAACCTTGTTAGTAGTGGCATTATGTGAGCAGCTGTTTGTCTTGGTTGCTATAGTTCTTTTCCAAAATCATACCTCCCTTCTGTTGTTCTTCAGCTCATGTTTTTCATTCTTCCTCCCTTATCTCTCTGAATTTCGTCGCAAATTGTTCATCTGTTTTCAGTTTAGCTTCTAAAAGACTCTGTAACAAGTCTTTCTCGATCTTATTGTTAGTTTGTTGTATGAGAAAGTACAAAGTTCTTCTCAAATGGTAGTTGGTCACTTATTCATGGTTATTGGACTTGTTGCAATAGAGGGTGATGGGATTTTGATCTTGTAAGACTTGTATTAGATCTTGAACGTAGCTTTATGTTAGTAGCAATTCAGATTTGAGTTTAAACTTTCTTTTCTGATTAAACTTCGGTTCAATGTCAACAAAACTTCAGACATTGGAACTTAACGGAATGTAAtttgagaaaaataaaaaaaaacagacaAACATAACCACTTAACGGAATCTGGCTTTTACTTGGAATACTGTTAATATGAAATCTGATAAAACTCCAAATCTTTTATGCAGAAATGACAGGGAAAATTGTTCAAAATTTACCAAGTGCACAATGCTGCCAACAAAATAGGCAGTTTGGCTCCCTATATAGAAGGGACCAGTGTGCCCGATTTAAAAACAACTCGCTTCTCTTTAAAGGAAGGAAGCTTACATGGACGGGAATCTCGGCCATGCAATTGCATAATATGTCAAACATTAGCAAAAGAGTTGTTTACTGCAATGGTCTGTTCTAGACTCTTACTATCCAGATTAATATCTATTGCAAATATATAGTGTATAGTGGAAATGGCGAGAGGGAGAGACGATTTTGGCATTTCGGAAGATAAACAATAACGATATGAGTGATTATAATGCATCTAGATACTCTTTAGTCCATATTTTAGTTATACATGTACATCTATGTTTGAGAATGAGTAACATAGGATATAAAGATTTAAACTTCAATTTGTGTATTTTAAGAGTTATGATTGTTTTCATGTGTTTTTCCgcttttgtttttttctttatcCAATAAGTTTGGTTTCTAATAGACTTCTCTTACAGCTTTGCCATCAGCTACTGTAGTACCATCACTTGGAAAAGTAGATTTTCTCAAACTTCAAAATGGCAGGTAAATTGAACACGAAGTTTATTGTATATTTAGGCAATTTAGTTCGCTACTTACTAtatttaggcctgtaaacgaaccgaacgaacacgaacataggcatgtttgtgttcgttcatttaaatttaaccgaacacgaacacgaacatataatcgaagtTCGAAcgcatttttttgttcgtgtctgttcattaagaaatcgggcatgttcgtgttcgtttttGTTCGTTCGTTTAAGCCTAAaggaacagttcacgaacataaacgaacacaaacgaacataaacaaaaaaaactgAACATATatgaataaacataaattaacatatCTAAGcaaaacataaacgaacgcaaatgaacgtaattgaacaaatataaacaaacataatttaacattagtgaacacaaataaacaagtctaatatagtacagttcatccgaaaacacatctaaattagggttcatagatACTGAAATTATTCGTATCTTCTAAGAATAATGGGTCTTGTTTTTTATATTAGATCTTTGTTCATGATTTGAAGACTTGTAATTTGTGCTTCAAAAGTTGTACGTGTGTCCAAGACTATACACTcattttgggttttttttatttatcttcCAAGATAAATGGGttcaattattttataaaaatattaagtGATCAGTTACGCTAtaagaaaaattttaaaatttcattttttattactagaaaactcaattactagttagttatatttatataattagttagaaaatctaatatttatataaatataactatttatgtatcTACTAAAATTTAagcgaacataaacgaacataaatgaacgaatataaacgaatgttcacgaacataaacgaacgaacacaatgtgtgttcatgttcgttcatttaattaaacgaacaaatatttttgttcgtgttcgttcgtttattaaataaacgaacataaacgaacttcccgccgaacaagttcacgaacagttcatgaacgttcggttcgtttacaggcctaactATATTTACATACATAACTTAACACAGTGATATACGTGGTGTTGCTGTCGATGGTGTTGCTGGAGAACCTATTAATTTAACAGAGCCAGTGACACAAGCCATAGCAGCTGCCTTTGCTGCATGGCTATTAGATAAGAAAAAGGCTGATGCATCTAAACGTCTCAAAATTTCTATCGGTCATGATTCTCGGATTTCTGCACAAAAGTTACAGGTATCAAGTAATCAATCCCTAATTTAATTATAAATGAACTTTTTGTTGGTTTTGATGAACTTTATAACTTCACTTTTTCCATTTATATGCATGTGTAATGCTATAtatttgtgtgttgtgtttttaaAGGCTTGATTTGCTGGTTTCAGGATGCAGCTTCTCGGGGAATTGCTGGCGCGGATTTTGATGTTGTGCATTACGGGTAATATCATTTATTCTGTGATGTTTGCTTTTCATTCAGGATATAATTTACTCAAACTCCTTTAATATATATTCTTGTGTGTAGATTAGCGTCCACACCAGcgatgttcaatagtacattgaCCAAAAACGAGGACATTTTATGTCCTGTTGATGGAGCTATTATGATAACAGGTAAAATAACTGGAACCGAGTATTATATAATCTTGAAAGAACATTGTTATGCACCTTACGTTTTAATGTTTTACACATCATACGTTTCTTTCTTTTGACAGCAAGCCATCTTCCTTATAATAGAAATGGATTTAAGTTCTTTACTAATGCGGGAGGGCTAGGGAAAGCTGACATTAAAGACATTCTAGAGCGTGCCGCAAACATATACAACGGTTTTACCCCAGAATCTTTAAAAGAGGCTGAAAAAAAGGCTTCGCTGTCCATCAGTAAAGTTGACTACATGTCTGTATATTCATCTGACCTTGTAACAGCTGTTCGCAAAGCTTCCGGAAACATAGGTACCCATCTtggttattttattaattttcaCGGGGCAGTTTCGTCATCTTGATTTTGTCCCCTGCTTTGGTTTACCAGAAAAGCCGTTGGAAGGATTTCATATAATTGTGGATGCTGGAAATGGAGCTGGTGGTTTTTTTgctgtaagtttttttttttttttaaatcataaaacATGAGTTGGGGGCtatttggcaacttctgaatgggtaagtgctaaaccagtaagaggtctgtctgaaccattaagtgttgaaccagtaagaggtctgaaccattaagagctactataatgcttaaccattcagagacaaatgtcagACCAATTCAGgtaagaggtcttaaccattcagactcagtataatgcttaaccgttcagaggcaaatgtttgaatcattcagacatctgctcgcgaaacaaacagtctaaacaattaagtgttgaaccagtaagaggtgaGGTCTGAACTAGTAAGAGCCTCactaagagctaaacaaacagccccttatttgtcaattagtttaattttgtttttttttattgcaGGGAAAGGTGCTGGAGCCTTTAGGTGCTGTTACTTCTGGCAGTCAATTTCTAGAACCAGATGGTAATAAATTAACTGACTCTAAACTAATTTGGATTTTGTATCGGATTAACTCAACTTACATTGACTGATGTTTAGGTTTATTTCCGAATCATATTCCTAACCCTGAGGATAAGGCAGCAATGAAGGCGATTACACAAGCAGTGCTTGATAACAAGGCTGATTTAGGGATCATATTTGACACGGATGTCGATAGgttattaatatttaaataattctatTATCAGAAATTCTTGGGCATTATGTAATTTTGTCGATGATGGTGTCTGAATCAGATCTGCCGCTGTGGATTCCACTGGTCGTGAGTTTAATCGAAATCGTTTAATTGCGTTAATGTCTGCTATTGTTTTAGAGGAAGTAAGTTTTTTTTAACCTGTCATAATGTATAGTTGCTTTTCATGAATTGAAGTTTAATTAAAGGTTTTCTTTGCTCCTAATAGCACCCTGGAACTACTATTGTCACTGACAGTGTTACTTCAGACGGACTTACGACATTCATTGAGAAAAAACTAGGTAAGAAAATGGGTTCATGTGTTTTATCGGATTATTTAGTGCCTGTTCGATTACTAAATTAAGTTTTCTTGATATTGTTTATAGATAAGTGGATCAATTTAGATTTGACAATGTGCTGATATTTTCCAAATACTTGCAGGGGGGAAACACCATCGGTTCAAACGAGGGTATaaaaatgtcatcgatgaagctATCCGTCTGGTATGACTCAACATACAAAAGTTAATGATTTTATCAAAAACAATGATAATTTTTAAAAGTAAAATTCCATTTTTGTTCTTGCAACTTTCGTCCAgcggtttgtttttccgcatctggatccaaaagggttaaaatcttgccattttcatctggctcgttaactccatccatttttctccattaagtcagggATATTTCCGttatttttgttaacttaaagggcaattcggtctttttcactttatgtaaaaagaccgaatacccctgaaaaaagaccgaattgcccttaaagttaaaaaaaagatggaaatacccctaacggagaaaaatggatggagttaacgagccggatgaaaatggcaagatttcaaaccttttggatccagatgcggaaaaacaaacctttgatgaaagttgcaaaactggccaaacctcagggacaagaATGGCGTTTTAGTCAATTTTAAAGCATGTTCAGATCAGTCTACTGTCATGCTGACCTGTCTTCTATTACAGAACTCTGTTGGTGAGGAGTCACACTTGGCTATTGAGACCAGTGGCCATGGAGCACTCAAGGAGAATCATTGGCTTGATGACGGTGCATATCTCATGGTAGGTATTCTTTTTTATTGATCTaccaaacatgtttttttttttgtcaaacgTTGAGTGATAGTAAAGTTTATTTTGTCTTTATTGTACTTCACTTGCAGGTCAAGCTATTAAACAAGCTTGCATCGGCTAGAGCTTCGGGTCAAACTGGCGGTAGCAAAGTTTTGACTGATTTGGTAGATGAGTTGCAGGAACCAGGTGTTGCTGTTGAGCTTAGATTAAAAATAGATCAAAATCATTCAGATCTCAAAGGAGGGTATGCCAATTTAGTATTTTATAAGTTGCATAATTACCACATACACCTTGAGAAATTTGAAAATTATCAAGTAGTTTTGTTTTACAGATCTTTTCGTGAATACGGTGAAGCAGTGTTGAAACATTTGGAAAATAAAAGTGAATCGGATCCTAAGCTTCAAAAAGCTCCCGTTAACTATGAAGGGATTCGGGTTTCCGGTTATGGTGGTTGGTTTCTTCTGAGACTTTCGCTTCATGACCCTGTTTTGCCCCTTAACATTGAGGTAAATTACAAGTCATGtcatgaattttttttttcaagttatCCGTATATTAAAAAATCTGAATAAACAtattaaaaattttaggccccaagTAATGAGGATGCGGTAAAACTTGGATTAGCAGTGCTTTCGGCTGTAAATGAGTTCTCAGCTCTGGATGTTTCAGCATTGGCGAAATTTGTACAACAGTAACGAAGCTCGAgttttctttattttcttttttttttacaaaataactTTTTTGgcgattttttttttgtaataaggGGTTATTTGTGGTTTGTGTTTTGAAAGCTATATATACTGATAATGTGATAATATATAACCAAACTCAGATATCATAAAACCTATAAATAATTGTCTTTTCCATAATTTTTCATCTCTTGAAAAATGAGACACAATTATCAGGCATAGCTATATACAATATGGTTAGAAACGGTTTATATAGGTCCTGTGTACCAAAAACAATCTTGAAACATATAAGTTAATATGATAATGTACATTCTTCAAAAatataaggaaaaaaaaaacagaatttcCATTTATCTTACATGAATAAGCAAGTACTAGATTATGAAAATATACAACAGTTGCTATACTTGACTCGCTCGATTAACTTTACCTTTTCAAACATTAGTGGTGCATCAAACGAATCTAACTGGTTCGGTTTTTATGGAGGAGTTTCATCATGAAGTTGAACTGCATATCAGGCGAGGTTCTGGGCTGCGGCCACTTGGCTCCTTCGGGTACCTTGATATCTCTAAAACCCTGACTTCGGTATAAGTTGGTGGCACCCGGGTTGTTTAGGTCACAATGCAACGCAATGGACCGACAACCCCAGCTTATGGCTTGCGCTTCAGCTTTTGCTATCAGCTTTTTAGCTATTCCCTTTCGTCTAAATCTTTCTCTAACTGCGACATTTGACACGTACGCAATGCCAGTCCTGAAAACATGAAATCACATGTGATTAAACAATATAAAacttgagtaaattacaagttttgtcctttatgtttacgtCAAATTATAGGCGCTGTtcttttggccaaaagtttacaggcggtgtccttaacctttcaaaatcttacatattttgtcctttaggccaaacctgattagaaatctcagttaaaaacTGTCATGGTAATTTCCCTCTCAATCCTTTCTGTTTCGCCATTTATAACCCTCACCAACCCCttaatgcacatgagggtaaaatggtaatttccctcTCACTCTAAACCTGCGATCAATAACAACCACCGCCATCCCCTCATCTTTAGTTCATCTCTAAGAAACCTGAAAAAGATCCCAAAACTGGAAACTGATGGATGAAATATGTTAAAAACAGGGTTTGTTGGTACAAAAACTCCAATTACGGTCGTAAACGAGATTCGTAAAAACCTATCTCAAATCACCACCACCGCCGTAAACCGCAGTTTCATCAGATTAGGCTTCAATGTCGACTTCTTCTGCTCCTCGTACAGCAGGTCCATGGGGGTTTTCTTTTTAATTCCCTCTTTTTTTTTGTAGGTAACCGGAGCAGTCACGATGCGTTGACTGTAGACGACGCCGTTGGCTATACCggattttttttttaccaaaacagaGCCTTGTCTGCCCCGTTGATTTTGATCCCAGTTCACTACAATTAGCAATAATGATGAACAGTTCGTATCGTTCTGATGATTAACTCGTATTGAACCGATATCGGAATTTTTTTCCTTACCAAAACGGAGCCTTGTCTGCCATTTGATTTTAAATACAATTCATTACAATCTAAGTAGCACTGGAACGGGTACGGGATCAGGGTACGGGGACGATACGGGAACGAGGAACGGCATAACTCAAAATTTCAAGATACGGGTAAGgcaaacaaaaatataaaaaaataaaaatatattaaacaaattccaaaaatactacatgggtaattaattatcaataatcaaatcattttcaaattccGGTTCATCTAGTGAGAGATCGGCAATCGGTAGAGAATTAGAGATAATGAGACTTGAGAGTTTAGAGATTAGAGAAGCCGAATATGATAGGTCTATTTATTTAATAGCCGGTTGTGGAATTTGAAAGGGTTAAAACCCTAAAATTAAATGGAAACGGGCTAGATACTTCTACCGGATACGTCCCCGACATTGGAAACGTTTAGGAAACGTCCCCGACGAGTACCCATGGTGTTTCCGTCCCCGACAAGTACCCGATACGGGTACGGCCACATAAATGGAGTCCCCGTGCTACATAGATTacaattaataataaataatgaATACAAGCTTTAAATATACATATGTATTCCACATGACAgtttttaactgagatttctaaccaggtttggcctaaaggacaaaacgtgcaagattttaaaaggttaaggacaccgcctgtaagcTTTTGGCCAAAAAGACAGCGCCtacaatttgatgtaaacataaaggacaaaacctGTAATTTACTCATAAAACTTGTTACACTTCAAAGAGCTACATAGTTTTCCATTTCAAGCTTAGTACTCGTGATTAAACAATATAAAACTTGTTACACTTCAAAGAGCTATATAGTGTTCCATTTCAAACTTAGTACTTAATAATCAATATACAAATATATAACACATCCATATTATTACTGATGTATTATAACTTTTCTGATTTGTAGTATGTGACCAACATTCAAGATATTCTTGCCATTAGTATTGGTGAAACATTTGATGATTCTGGTCAAAAGAATCATCATTAAGATCCTGCATCGTATAAGATTCAAATTAAAACTAGAGGGGGTTAAAGAAGGCCACAACAGTGTTATGCTAATGGTTATATCGTATGAAAGgaactatgcagttaatgcggtaaaagaatcaaatatcggtcaaggaccgatatttgagatatcggttatcgcggtgggatattggtaattttaatatcTTGCAGAACTTATATAGATAGCAATTTAACCCTAACAATttagtatactctcctaccattaacaa
Above is a window of Helianthus annuus cultivar XRQ/B chromosome 14, HanXRQr2.0-SUNRISE, whole genome shotgun sequence DNA encoding:
- the LOC110904663 gene encoding phosphoglucomutase isoform X1 encodes the protein MAEMTGKIVQNLPSAQCCQQNRQFGSLYRRDQCARFKNNSLLFKGRKLTWTGISAMQLHNMSNISKRVVYCNALPSATVVPSLGKVDFLKLQNGSDIRGVAVDGVAGEPINLTEPVTQAIAAAFAAWLLDKKKADASKRLKISIGHDSRISAQKLQDAASRGIAGADFDVVHYGLASTPAMFNSTLTKNEDILCPVDGAIMITASHLPYNRNGFKFFTNAGGLGKADIKDILERAANIYNGFTPESLKEAEKKASLSISKVDYMSVYSSDLVTAVRKASGNIEKPLEGFHIIVDAGNGAGGFFAGKVLEPLGAVTSGSQFLEPDGLFPNHIPNPEDKAAMKAITQAVLDNKADLGIIFDTDVDRSAAVDSTGREFNRNRLIALMSAIVLEEHPGTTIVTDSVTSDGLTTFIEKKLGGKHHRFKRGYKNVIDEAIRLNSVGEESHLAIETSGHGALKENHWLDDGAYLMVKLLNKLASARASGQTGGSKVLTDLVDELQEPGVAVELRLKIDQNHSDLKGGSFREYGEAVLKHLENKSESDPKLQKAPVNYEGIRVSGYGGWFLLRLSLHDPVLPLNIEAPSNEDAVKLGLAVLSAVNEFSALDVSALAKFVQQ
- the LOC110904663 gene encoding phosphoglucomutase isoform X2, yielding MAALPSATVVPSLGKVDFLKLQNGSDIRGVAVDGVAGEPINLTEPVTQAIAAAFAAWLLDKKKADASKRLKISIGHDSRISAQKLQDAASRGIAGADFDVVHYGLASTPAMFNSTLTKNEDILCPVDGAIMITASHLPYNRNGFKFFTNAGGLGKADIKDILERAANIYNGFTPESLKEAEKKASLSISKVDYMSVYSSDLVTAVRKASGNIEKPLEGFHIIVDAGNGAGGFFAGKVLEPLGAVTSGSQFLEPDGLFPNHIPNPEDKAAMKAITQAVLDNKADLGIIFDTDVDRSAAVDSTGREFNRNRLIALMSAIVLEEHPGTTIVTDSVTSDGLTTFIEKKLGGKHHRFKRGYKNVIDEAIRLNSVGEESHLAIETSGHGALKENHWLDDGAYLMVKLLNKLASARASGQTGGSKVLTDLVDELQEPGVAVELRLKIDQNHSDLKGGSFREYGEAVLKHLENKSESDPKLQKAPVNYEGIRVSGYGGWFLLRLSLHDPVLPLNIEAPSNEDAVKLGLAVLSAVNEFSALDVSALAKFVQQ